CGGCGCCGGGTAGTCGGGGGCGACCGCCTCGCGCTCGGCCGGGTCGAGGTCGGCCCAGCCGTGGATCTGCTCGGCGGTCGCGTCGGCCAGTTCCGGCACGTACCGCCTGACGTACGCGGCGTCCGGATCGTAGTCGCGGCCCTGTTTCGTCGGGTTGAACACCCGGAAGTACGGCTGGGCGTCGGTCCCGGTCGAGGCGGCCCACTGCCAGCCGCCGACGTCGCTTGCGGTGTCGTGGTCGGCCAGCTTCCGGCGGTACCAGTCGTAGCCCTCGCGCCAGTCGATCAGCAGGTCCTTCGTGAGGAAGGCGGCGACGATCATCCGCACCCGGTTGTGCACCCACCCCTCCTCGCGGAGCTGTCGCATCCCCGCGTCGACGATGGGCACGCCCGTCTCGCCGGCCTTCCACGCCGCGAGTTCCTCGGGGTCGTTTCGCCACTCGATCTCGTTCTCGTAGCCGCGGAAGTCCTCCCGGACGGTCTCGGGGTTGTACGCGAGGACGTGCGCGTAGAACTCCCGCCAGGCGAGTTGGCGGCGGAACGCCTCGACCGAGGCGCGCGCGTCCTCGCCGTCGGCCCGCTCCAGTGCGTCGGCCGTCGCGGCGTACGTCTCGCGGATCCCGACCGTCCCCCACTTGAGGTGGACCGAGAGCCGCGAGGTGGCGTCGGCCGCCGGGTAGTCGCGCTCGTCGGCGTAGCGGTAGATGTCGTCCGCACAGAACGTCGACAGGCGCTCGCGGGCGGCTTCCCGGGTGACCGCCGGGGGCGTCGCCTCCGGGTCGTCGAAGTCGAGGTCGGCGGGCGACGGGAGTCGATCACCCGAGACGTCGGCCAGCGCATCCGCCGCGGGCGGATCGAGCGGGTCGCGCTTCTCGCGGTCGCGCCACTTCGTCCAGAAGTACGAGAACACTGCGTAGTGTTCGCCCTCGTTCGGCGCGATCGAACCGGGTTCGTGGAGCAGTTCGTCCCGACACTCGCGGGCCGCGACTCCGGCGGCTTCGAGCGCCGCGGACACGGCCCGGTCCCGTTC
The Salinilacihabitans rarus DNA segment above includes these coding regions:
- a CDS encoding cryptochrome/photolyase family protein; the protein is MIVHWHRRDLRGADNVALAVAAERGDVVPVFVLDPAILDHASPIRVACLCDALADLRAWYRERGSDLLVERGDPAAVLVDVAERYGADEVRWNADYSGLAAERDRAVSAALEAAGVAARECRDELLHEPGSIAPNEGEHYAVFSYFWTKWRDREKRDPLDPPAADALADVSGDRLPSPADLDFDDPEATPPAVTREAARERLSTFCADDIYRYADERDYPAADATSRLSVHLKWGTVGIRETYAATADALERADGEDARASVEAFRRQLAWREFYAHVLAYNPETVREDFRGYENEIEWRNDPEELAAWKAGETGVPIVDAGMRQLREEGWVHNRVRMIVAAFLTKDLLIDWREGYDWYRRKLADHDTASDVGGWQWAASTGTDAQPYFRVFNPTKQGRDYDPDAAYVRRYVPELADATAEQIHGWADLDPAEREAVAPDYPAPIVDHARRREAAIEAFERARGKSD